TATGACTATAATTAGGAATTTCTATTTTTACTAAAGCTAGAAAAGTCCGCCAAGATTTGTTATTTTAAGGTTAAATAGATAAGTTTGAAGCATATTTAGGAGTGGATAATATTGTTGTGCAAACACTACTAAAATTTATGATTTTATAAGGTTGTACTAGTATTTATAAACATTAATACAATTTTATGATTTATATTGTTTTAAGTTATTTATTTTCAAGTTTGTTCAAATTATTTACCCTAAATTTAGCATGGGACATTATAGTAGTATGCTGGTTAGTTTTCCTATCATCCTATATTTTGGGATTGTTTTTTTTGTTTACATGCTAAAATTTTATGCATTCTAGTGACAAAGCAAGTAAGTATTACCTAAGAGAAATTAGGGAAAAAGTGTATTATAGGGACTTGAGTATATTATCCCCAAAACAAGGTAGTATAGTAGAAAGGGAAATGAATGCGAGCTCTAGATGAGAATAAAAAATAGATTTGAGTTGATGTTAGATCTGCTGGCATAGATGATTTACAAAGATTTGAGTTGATGTTAGATCTGCTGGCATAAATGATTTACAAAGATTTGAGTTGATTTTAGATCTGTTGGCATAGATGATTTACAAAATAAAGTCTACTTAACATTCTATAATTGACAAACTATCAATCAAACAAAAAGCTATTAGTCAAGACAACATCTTCAATTTGAAAAAAGATGGATACCTAAAAATTCAAACAATATGACCATTAACTATTACAGATTTGAAACCATTTTATGAAACTTTGAGAACACATTTCTTAATGAAAagatattaattaattacttacATATCATAATTTCTTCTATATAGATTTTAAAGTTCTAGTAAAAAGTTCACCAATTAAAAGGATTTAAAATAATATTTCCTAATTTAGGTCAATCAATTAACACTGTGGTTATGCAATTTTAGGCTTTATCGGCTTGGGTGGGGCACCCATCATCGCATGTTCACTTAAAATGAAAGCAGGTCTGGAAAAATAGATcacttttatattttcattttgtaCTATATTTTTAGCCGACATCCTGACTCTGGCATCTGACCATGGCTAACGTCGGGAAGAACACCAATGGCTCCCAGTTTTTCATTTGCACCGCCAAATTTAAGTGGTTTGATGACAAACATATCATCTTTGGGCAAGTCCATTGAAGCAACAACTACAGGTAGATTGCTTTTGGCTCATTTGATTTTAGGAAAAAACTGCTATAGTAGGTTTCGTAAAATTTTCCAGCAATATCTGCCAGTTTTTTTTTTCAGACacaatttgtgcagaatcttgagaTAAGTTACATGCCATGGTTTCGATgagttttattttattataatatgtaCGCAGCGTGATCATGCAGCCATAAGACCCCATTTTGGTTATGGTTCATTTTTTTTTAGCGGTAGTGTTGATGCGGCTGCTCATCCTGCACGCTTTAGGAAAGATGAATCGTATCTGACTGCTATTGATTCAAAGCGCATCAAAATGTTTGAACAAATCCAAGCCCAACATTAACAAGAGCGTCGAAAAATTGGAGGAGAGCCTATCAGATTAGTCAAAACATAAAATCCCTAAACAACCTTAACCCAAAAACTAATTTCATCGATCTGCTTAATGAATGGATCTTCAGATATTCTTGGTGGACATTAACTTTAGGTTTTTTGAACTTGAAGTGTGAGATTCTATTGTAAATGAGATAGTCAAAGTTCAAATTTGTCGCTGAAGGCTTAAGAAATCTTGTGCTACAGTTCAAATTTCAGCGCCAAATGCAGAAGTAGGGTTCTGTAGAACACATTATATTTTTTCTGTTATCAGTCGCTTCTTTTAAAAAGTCAGTACCATAGTGAAGTGTGCCAAATTCTTGTTTTGTCTTTTCGAAACTCGAGCATCTGTCCCACCCATTATCATTGTGGTGATGTGGGTTTTTAGTTTCAATTAAGAAATCCATCAAAACCCATTATGAGATGCAAATTGGTTTCAACTCCAGAAAGTAAATTAATCAAATCAGATTGCATGCAGTTTAATATTTTAGGTCAAGCATGTTGGCATCAACATATTTCGGATAATGGTAAGTTACCATGGATTTATGTTACGACATAGAAAATTTAATGGGTAATATATTTCATACTACAAGTTTGATTCCTTTTTTTCTTAATGTAGTTGAAAGAGAAAAGAATTAATCAATAAAGATGAATGGTTAGATGCCCACTTTGAGATGCCTTTTGGAGACGTTCATGAAAGAAAATGTATGGAGACGACTCTTTCCAAGGTCCTTTGTATCTGAACACATTTTCAATAGTCTAGAAAATGTACGCGGACATAGGTTGATTATGTGCACTAAATGCTTTATAGATGTGTAGAGAATACTGTCAGGTTCATCATTTTCAAACATCTCTCGGTCAGAGGCATTATACTTACGAAGCTCTTAACTTTGTTTCAAAAAAATAACATTTCTTTCCCTTTATTTGTAGGCTACAAGACATTTTGCTGAAAGAGAATTTAGTTCAAGGAGGGCCTCGCCATATTTTATCTTTACAGTATGTCTCTTATCTCTGCAATCTGCTAATTATCTTGTTCATACATGATTTCTTTGTAAAATCATGTACGAGTTttcctaaataaaaataaaaaatatgaatgtAGAATGGTCGATCTCAATCGGAGAAGAGAGGCAATCAGAAAGTGTTGAACTAATCAGGAAATAGCGAACTTTCAAAGGTTAGTCTTGGCTAAAGAAATGACAATCATATAAATAATGTCAGACGTGTAGTAATGCAGCTCCCGTCTTTTCAGTACGAATTTGACAGGGAATTGATGTGTCACAAATGTGCTAAAGCAGCTAAAACTTGTTCACTcgtttcaaatagtttttggcatTCCAGAAATTATAGTCATGAATGAAAGTAATATAAAGCTGAAATAGGCTATTTTATCAATGTAAAACAAAGTTACCATGTTTGTGAAAGATTATGATAATATAAAACTAACTGAAAGATAATGAAATATGTTCATAATTGAAAAGACTACAGAATCAGAAATATATTGTATGCATTAGCTTGAATCAAAATACAATTACATAGTTTCTAATATAAATATAGAGTTGATCACCATTGACCCAATCACTGATCAGaataaaacataaaatgaaatcTAAAAGGCTTAAAAAACAAAGAGAATACTGTTTTATCTAAACAACAGTTTACGTAGTAGTTTATTAGCacataaaaacaaaaaacatgatttGCTTGACTCCATGCAGTCTTCAACTACATGCCATTCATGCTTATCTTCAATTTCGCCTTGAATGAGCTATTGAGGTGAGTCCCAATTGATTGCGGAAAGCAACAAAACTTGCCACAGGAAGaactttggtgaagatatcaacaactttTTTAGAAGAAGGACAAAATTGTAGCtccacttgtccatcttgaaccaagTCACAAATATAATGATGTCGGATCTCTATGTGCTTCGTTCTAGCATGAAATATAGGATTCTTTGTCATGGCAATAGTGTTGTTGTTATCGCAATAGATGGTGGTGGGATGCTTCGGAACAAAATGTAGATCTGTCAATATCCTTTGTATCCATACTGCTTGAGAACTTGTTGATGATGCTGCCATGTATTCTGCTTCTATTGAAGAAAGAGCTATTGTTGCTTGTTTTTTACTACTCTAGAGCCAAAAGAGAACACATAACCAGATGTTGATTTCCTATCATCCACTGAACcgacccaatctgaatctgtgtaaCCAACTAGTTCAAACTTGTCAGTGGGAGAATACTGAATGCCAAAATTATGTGTACCACTTGCATACCTCAAAATTCTTTGAGCAACCCGCCAATGTgactcatgtggatcctgcatgaacCAAGAGACGAGGCTCACAACATACATAATATCAGGCCTACTGGTTGTGAGGTACATGAGGTTACCAACCAAACTCCTATACTGAGTTGCATCAACCTTGGGACTAGCATCTTCCTTGGTTAGTTTTTCACCAAGGGCTACGGGGGTTGCAAATTCTTTGCATGCCACCATCttaaacttcttcaataaatcagctatatacttggattgagaaataaatataccttctaatgtttgttgtacttccacaccaagaaaatagtgcagaatAAGTCCCAGagctgacatttcaaactcttgtttcaTTTATGCTTGAAACTTCTTCATGAGAGATTTGCTATTATCTGtataaatcaaatcatcaacatagaggcaAACTATGAGAATATCATTACCAATACATTGGACGTACAAGGTAGGCTCTGAGTGGCTTTTGTTGAATCCTTTCTTCATGAAATAACTATCAATCCTAGCATAGCAAGCACGAGGAGCTTTCTTCAACCCATAAATggctttcttcaacttgtagactaaTTGTTCTTTTTCTGGACCTTCATAATCCATAGGTTGTTCCACATAAATTGCCTCATTTATGTAACCATTAcggaatgttgatttcacatccatctgaaatatTGGCCACTTGTATTGTACTGCAATAGCCAATATAATCTTGACTGTATCAAGACGAGCCACCGGAGCAAAAGTTCTACATAATCCACTCTAGGAGTTTTTGCAAACCCCTTGGCAACTAGTCTTGCCTTATGACATTCTATTGAACCATCTGCATGATATTTGACTTTGTAAACCCATTTCACACCAATCACCTGCTTACCTTTGGGAAGTGAAACTAATTCCCAAGTATTAATCTTATGAATGGAACTCATTTAatcattcatagcattaacccatatgggttatgtcaCTACTTCTTCATACACAGAGGGTTCAACTTTAATTGTACTAAACAAAGCAAAGTTAACAATTGGATTTATATTGGTACTCCTTTGATAAACATCAACCAAAATTTGTATCTTTCTTGGAACAAATGGtggaggtgatggtggaggtgaatCTTGACCTGATTTTATGCTACTTGAAGAGCTAGGTGAGATTGTAGGACTGGAATTGGAGCTAgaacttccacttgagcttgtgggGAGAAGAGAAGGAACACTTTTATCTTCCATATTTATGATTATTGATGGATTTTTCTACACATCATCATTCCACTAccatactcccccttcatcaaaaattacATCCCAGCTAACTATCCATTTCTTTGTCTCGGGATTATATAATCTGTGTCCTTTAGTTGTAGTAGAGTATCCCACTAAGATACAAAGTTGGGATCTGGCATCCAACTTCTTTTGCTTGTGATCTAGGATATGCGCATATGCCAAGCATCCAAAGATGAGCCACTAAAGGCTTGTGACCACTCTAGGCTTCCTTTGGAGTCAGATCTTGAACTGCTTTCATGGGACTACTATTGAGAATATATACTGTATTGGAAACTACTTCTCCCCAAAAACTATTTGGAAGATTTTTTGTCTGCAACATGCTTTGTGCCATTTCCATAATGCTATGGTTCTTTCTTTTAGCAATACCATTTTGCTGAGGTATATATGCGGCAGTAAGATGTCTCTAGATGCCATTCTTATCACAAAAATCagcaaactcattagaagtaaactctccCCCTCTATTTGTTCTGAGTATCTTGACAGGATAACTGCTTTGTTTTTCAGCCAGtgctttaaaattcttgaagcatgcaaaggcttcaaatttttgctttaaaaaataaacccaagtttggtgagagtaatcatcaattaatGTCAAACAATAAAGGTTCTTACCCAATGATGGCTCTTACATATCACCATAGATGTTAGCATGCACAAGCTCTAGAGGAGATCTGGCTCTCCAAGATTTGCCCACCAGAAAACTATCtcggtgatgcttgccaagtgcacacccTGAACAAAATTCTTCTTTTGCCTTGATTGGAGGAAGACCTCTCACCATATTCTTTTTATTCAACAAAGTTATCCCTTGAAAATTCAGATGACCATATCATTGATGCCATAACCATGAATCATCTATGATTGATTTTAGTGCATGCAACTTACTAGAAACCAATTTGAGAGGAAACAATCTATTCTCTGTCATATAAGTGTTTGCTACAAGAttatgattattagatttatcaaaatTTTTGCAGAAGCTATCTTCTAATACAACTTTATAGTTATTTTCTAGAAGTTTTCCTATACTCAAAAGACTATGCTATAATTCTGGCACAAAGAAAGTATTATGGATATTTGTAGTGTCTCCTTGCTTAGTCTTGAGTGCAAGGGTACCTTTTCCCATTACATCAACCTCCTTATCGTCTCCTAATTTAACTTTACTCCTCATTGAAtcatctaatttgacaaagaaatcagatttacctatcatgtgatttgaacaaccaTTGTCCAAAATCCAGACATCCTCTTGGGGTTCTTTTGCCAAATTGAATGCAAAGAATGTTGAATTCTTTGTGTCATAAGACTCTTCCGCACAACTATCTCTTGACTTATTCAAGTCGGATTTCTTCTTCCTGCACTCagattcatagtgcccatatcttTCACAATATCTGCACTATATACTCCTTTTATCAACAAaaattctacctcttcctctattatttcctcttcctcttcctctacttGTTCCTTTGTTATTTTCAGAAGATTCACCTTGAAATTTAGTAGTATGAGAGGGAGGAGATTTGGATTTTTCCTCAATATTCATAGAAGACTAGAAAGCTTGAACAAAACTTTCCATAGAAGGTTGCATGCACTCTTCATGAGACTACAAAGAACCAATTAATTCTAAAACTTTGGAAgtagttagatctttactttcttcaataacaaTTACTATTGGATCAAATTTAGGAGGAAGAGACCTGAAATTTTTTCTAGAAATTTCTGATCTGATATAGTCTCTCCTTGAGTCCTAGTAATAAGTTAATGAATGGACTTAGattttttcatcctcaaattttcaaattctttttgaaaagtttgaagtcttaccaatttgattttATTTGTACCTTGGTATGCAGTTTGTAGAGCCTCCCATGCATCCTTTggttttgtcaaactggcaattcGAGGAAAAATTGAAACATCCAACGtagattgaatggtgaaaagagctttgttatccttctttctatcttctttcaaCTGAtttttctgttgtggtgtccacATATTAAATATATTCTGATCAACAGGTTCTGTGTATCTACCTTCCACAAATTCCCAGAGATATTGGGATAAAAGTAGGGTCTTCATCTTGATACTCCAATAATCATAGTTTTCTCCAGTAAACAATGGAAGCTGAAATGCTAAATATTTTCCATTAGCCATCTGGAAATAATTGTTGTTCTAACCTGCAACTTGCACAATCAGAACTCTTGCAAccttctctgataccaaatgaaagattaTGATAATATAAAACTAACTAAAAGATAATAAAATCTGTTCACAATTGAAAAAATTACAGAACCATAAATATATTGTATGCATTAGCTTGAATCAAAATACAATTACATAGTCTCTAATATAAATAGAGAGCTAATCACCATTGAGCTAATCACCGATtagaataaaatataaaatcaaatctaaaaatattagAAAGCAAAGAAACAATTGTTTTATCTAAACAACAGTTTACGTAGCAGTTTATTAGcacattaaaaaaacaaaaaacaaacatgaTTTGCTTGACTCCACGCAGTCTTCAACTACACGCCATCCTTGCATCATTCATACTTATCTTCAATTTGTACATACACATTGAATGTTTTGGTTACAGAAAAGAATCACTTTAGGTTCTACCGTTGTTATTGGTAGTCCATCCAAACTTTATTTACTCTACTTACTCTACATACTTGGACAACACATCTTGCATTAAAATATGTCTTGTTATTGGTAGAACAACATTTATTCAGTACTCCATTATTGAATACAAAACTGATGCTCTgtgaaatggacaaggttagcaaatgacaaacaacacaagacaccaaaaaatcattagtgttagtcaataaaatactaatctaaacaggcatatcaaaagagatactaaaatcatgctaatatatctaacaaatgaaacaaagataataaggcatctccaaattcctctgagcatgctcttagctccttctcccttgttcctctcctctccaagttccaaaatagtgtagctctcagcagctttttgcactatggatgcttatggaggattgagatttgagtattttgctctaaatgtaaaatgaaaagctaaaatactagatgatattaaaatgattgattttaacccaaaataacaagattttagtttgctatgctaaatgctctctaaaatgcctataggttaaatgcatacaagttttcaggatctggattatgaagaaatgggctctatttatagggaaaatggagcaatggatggttgagattgagcaatctcaacaagggtcaagattgaatgatttcaaatccatgtgagagctttcaacccaatcccaggatgacaagtgtcaatgtgagataggttgagaggggagggaataagcattaaatgcttgatatgaccttgggagt
The nucleotide sequence above comes from Cryptomeria japonica chromosome 11, Sugi_1.0, whole genome shotgun sequence. Encoded proteins:
- the LOC131860057 gene encoding secreted RxLR effector protein 161-like, which codes for MVACKEFATPVALGEKLTKEDASPKVDATQYRSLVGNLMYLTTSRPDIMYVVSLVSWFMQDPHESHWRVAQRILRYASGTHNFGIQYSPTDKFELVGYTDSDWVGSVDDRKSTSGYVFSFGSRVVKNKQQ